The following proteins come from a genomic window of Nostoc sp. TCL26-01:
- a CDS encoding SDR family oxidoreductase, whose amino-acid sequence MISLENQIVLITGASSGIGEACAKVFAGAGAKLILAARRWERLQNLVETLNLTSSQVHLLELDVRDRSAVESAISNLPTAWSNIDILINNAGLSRGLDKLHQGDFQDWEEMIDTNINGLLYLTRYVVPGMVNRSRGHVVNIGSIAGHQTYPGGNVYCATKAAVKVISEGLKQDLLGTPIRVTSVDPGMVETEFSNVRFHGDDERANKVYQGVTPLTADDVADVILFCATRSPHVNINEVILMPVDQAGATLVHRRS is encoded by the coding sequence ATGATTTCTTTGGAAAATCAGATTGTTTTGATTACTGGTGCAAGTAGTGGTATTGGTGAGGCTTGCGCTAAGGTTTTTGCTGGTGCTGGTGCAAAATTGATTTTGGCAGCGCGGCGGTGGGAACGTTTGCAAAATCTCGTGGAGACGTTAAATTTAACTTCTTCCCAGGTTCATTTGTTGGAGTTGGATGTGCGCGATCGCTCTGCTGTAGAATCTGCTATATCTAACCTACCTACTGCTTGGTCAAATATCGATATTCTCATTAATAATGCTGGTTTAAGTCGCGGTTTGGATAAACTGCATCAAGGCGACTTTCAAGATTGGGAAGAAATGATCGATACCAATATTAACGGTCTGCTTTATCTTACCCGTTATGTGGTTCCGGGGATGGTAAATCGTAGTCGTGGTCATGTCGTCAATATTGGTTCCATCGCTGGACATCAAACTTACCCTGGTGGTAATGTCTACTGTGCCACAAAAGCTGCCGTTAAAGTGATTTCTGAAGGTTTAAAACAAGATTTGTTAGGTACACCAATACGTGTTACTTCTGTTGATCCGGGGATGGTAGAAACAGAGTTTAGCAACGTCAGATTTCATGGTGATGATGAACGCGCCAACAAGGTTTACCAAGGAGTAACACCCCTAACAGCCGATGATGTGGCTGATGTGATCTTGTTTTGCGCCACGCGATCGCCCCATGTCAATATAAATGAAGTTATCCTCATGCCAGTTGATCAAGCTGGTGCTACCCTAGTTCATCGACGCAGTTAA